Proteins co-encoded in one Anabas testudineus chromosome 8, fAnaTes1.2, whole genome shotgun sequence genomic window:
- the nog1 gene encoding noggin-1 yields the protein MDQSHQCVAMYLLVLSLGLLIDRGSCQHYYLLRPIPSDSLPLVELKEDPDPVFDPKERDLNETELKSVLGDFDSRFLSVLPPVDSKYAGNGELDDFESQRPAGVLPKEIRAVDFDVQFGKKHKPSKKLKRRLQQWLWAYSFCPVVYTWTDLGNRFWPRFVRAGSCLSKRSCSVPEGMVCRPSNSTHLTVLRWRCVQRKGGLKCAWIPVQYPVITDCKCSCSS from the coding sequence ATGGATCAGTCGCATCAGTGCGTGGCCATGTATCTCCTGGTGCTGTCTCTAGGACTTCTAATTGACAGGGGAAGTTGTCAGCACTACTACCTTCTCCGTCCCATCCCGAGTGACAGTTTGCCACTTGTGGAATTAAAAGAGGATCCAGATCCGGTCTTCGACCCCAAGGAGCGGGACCTTAACGAGACCGAGCTGAAGAGCGTTCTGGGAGATTTTGACAGCCGCTTTTTGTCGGTTCTGCCGCCCGTGGACAGCAAATACGCCGGGAACGGTGAGCTGGATGACTTTGAGAGCCAGAGACCCGCTGGAGTACTGCCGAAGGAAATCAGAGCGGTGGATTTTGACGTCCAGTTCGGCAAGAAGCACAAGCCCAGCAAAAAACTGAAGCGGAGGCTGCAGCAGTGGCTGTGGGCGTACTCCTTCTGTCCGGTCGTGTACACCTGGACCGACCTGGGCAACAGGTTCTGGCCGAGGTTCGTTCGGGCGGGCAGCTGCCTGAGCAAAAGGTCGTGCTCGGTTCCGGAGGGGATGGTGTGTAGACCTTCGAACTCGACCCACCTGACTGTACTGAGGTGGAGATGCGTGCAGAGGAAAGGGGGACTCAAATGCGCGTGGATACCGGTGCAGTACCCGGTCATCACAGACTGCAAGTGCTCGTGTTCCAGTTAA